From Phragmites australis chromosome 5, lpPhrAust1.1, whole genome shotgun sequence, a single genomic window includes:
- the LOC133917870 gene encoding dehydration-responsive element-binding protein 1J-like yields the protein MLALCGESASLNFADSAWLLDVPCAAFGLPPDIQCTATEAVAGFMQCHGGKGSTTSPIEAVNAKTSAAGAALDNGMLELDMFGGMDAGSYYVSMAEGLLKEPPPTTLECPEDEECAVLEWSCGTIYNETSK from the coding sequence ATGCTCGCGCTCTGTGGTGAATCTGCCAGCCTCAACTTCGCAGACTCCGCATGGCTGCTCGATGTCCCTTGCGCAGCCTTCGGCTTGCCGCCCGACATCCAGTGCACGGCAACTGAGGCTGTGGCGGGATTCATGCAGTGTCATGGAGGCAAAGGATCCACCACTTCGCCGATAGAGGCCGTGAATGCTAAAACGTCGGCAGCAGGGGCAGCGCTGGACAATGGCATGCTCGAGTTGGATATGTTCGGTGGTATGGACGCCGGCTCCTACTACGTGAGCATGGCGGAGGGACTGCTCAAGGAACCGCCACCAACCACACTAGAGTGCCCGGAGGATGAAGAATGCGCGGTGCTGGAATGGAGCTGTGGAACTATCTACAATGAGACATCCAAATAG
- the LOC133918941 gene encoding uncharacterized protein LOC133918941 — MAQRAMGLLRQSLGLSAQRALSTSAAAPAAEGAAAAEAVAKEAKRRKKKNLFDVVQFLPGWGVGYKVAKTTWRDVSYQITKINLYKDGRHGKAWGIRYKAGAQAAEAPIRISGVNKRGWKYIKESQKKLQDAPKVEAQVAA; from the exons ATGGCGCAGCGGGCGATGGGACTGCTCCGGCAGTCCCTCGGGCTGTCGGCGCAGAGAGCCCTGAGCACCAGCGCCGCGGCGCCCGCGGcggagggggcggcggcggcggaggcggtggcgaaggaggcgaagaggaggaagaagaagaacctgtTCGACGTGGTGCAGTTCCTGCCAGGCTGGGGCGTCGGCTACAAGGTCGCCAAGACCACCTGGCGCGACGTCTCCTACCAGATCACCAAGATCAACCTCTACAAG GACGGTAGGCATGGGAAGGCGTGGGGAATTCGGTACAAGGCAG GTGCTCAAGCTGCAGAAGCTCCAATTAGAATCAGCGGGGTTAACAAACGTGGGTGGAAGTACATAAAGGAATCACAGAAGAAATTACAAGATGCCCCCAAAGTAGAAGCACAGGTCGCCGCCTAG